From the Methanobrevibacter sp. genome, one window contains:
- a CDS encoding succinylglutamate desuccinylase/aspartoacylase family protein: MSVVSASENISLSNTTGTGDMGVLQDNTPVVVANNNTSSSDNSTTDDNGASFKNDTSDNSTPTVNDSPRVDKVITKHVTSTYGTVAKYTVKVLDQFGKPMPGKAVAVTLNKKTIERLTDENGMVTFTLNCQAGNYIINYQVDNVSGNNSYKVKNKISLSILKWGLKGDVSKVALIKKNMPNNVWVKKAVAATKNGIPLLTFTGGKGKVVFMTAGVHGNELSSIVAAMKMISHLTDNPIKGTVYIMPFVNVKAISKKVRFTDKDYNRIASKSGTIPNKIVNLVVKYKCDSYGDFHTTKPGGVPGKNIVMGSKGPASKSATLTNYIAKSCKVNQKVYKYAGEKYPGSLFEMVNKKKITSVICEVMIKHNTVSAKTINTSYNMMKYFLKFNSII, translated from the coding sequence TTGTCAGTTGTTTCAGCATCTGAAAACATATCCCTTTCCAATACAACCGGAACTGGTGATATGGGTGTATTGCAGGATAATACTCCTGTAGTGGTAGCAAACAATAACACTTCATCTTCAGATAATTCTACAACTGATGATAATGGCGCTTCTTTTAAAAATGACACTTCGGACAATTCAACTCCAACAGTTAATGACAGTCCTAGGGTGGATAAAGTTATTACAAAACATGTCACTTCGACTTATGGAACTGTTGCCAAATATACTGTTAAAGTTCTTGATCAATTCGGAAAGCCGATGCCCGGAAAGGCTGTAGCCGTCACTCTCAATAAAAAGACTATTGAAAGATTAACAGATGAGAATGGTATGGTTACTTTCACCCTTAATTGTCAGGCTGGAAATTATATAATCAATTATCAAGTTGATAATGTAAGCGGAAACAACTCTTATAAAGTTAAAAATAAGATTTCACTTTCTATTTTAAAGTGGGGTCTTAAAGGGGATGTTTCTAAAGTTGCGCTGATTAAAAAGAACATGCCTAATAATGTTTGGGTAAAAAAAGCTGTTGCAGCAACTAAAAACGGTATTCCATTATTGACGTTTACCGGTGGAAAAGGAAAAGTTGTTTTTATGACTGCAGGTGTTCACGGCAATGAATTGTCTTCTATTGTTGCGGCAATGAAGATGATTAGTCATTTAACTGATAATCCGATTAAGGGAACTGTCTACATAATGCCATTCGTCAATGTCAAAGCAATTTCTAAAAAAGTTAGATTCACAGACAAGGATTATAATCGTATAGCTTCTAAATCGGGCACTATACCTAATAAAATTGTTAATTTGGTTGTTAAATATAAATGTGACTCATATGGTGATTTTCACACTACAAAACCTGGTGGTGTTCCTGGAAAGAATATTGTGATGGGATCTAAAGGTCCTGCATCAAAAAGTGCAACACTTACAAATTACATTGCCAAATCCTGTAAGGTGAATCAGAAAGTTTACAAATATGCCGGTGAGAAATACCCAGGGTCATTATTTGAAATGGTTAATAAGAAAAAAATTACATCAGTTATCTGCGAAGTAATGATTAAACACAATACTGTATCTGCAAAAACAATTAATACTTCGTATAATATGATGAAATATTTTTTAAAATTTAATTCAATAATATGA
- a CDS encoding chorismate mutase has translation MDRSYEIKSFKSKKEAEELLLKSRKSIDEIDSQLFDLISQRTALAKNIALSKDYLGMPIFDESREKAVHEKIKRLSEEKNLDVDIIDQIVTMLTILNKNEQKGILRRNVDGQY, from the coding sequence TTGGATAGAAGTTATGAAATTAAATCTTTTAAAAGTAAAAAAGAAGCTGAAGAACTTCTACTAAAATCAAGAAAATCTATTGATGAAATTGATAGTCAATTATTCGATTTGATTTCTCAGAGAACTGCTCTTGCAAAAAATATAGCTCTTTCTAAAGATTATCTTGGAATGCCTATTTTTGATGAATCTAGAGAAAAAGCTGTTCATGAAAAGATTAAGCGATTGTCTGAAGAAAAAAATCTTGATGTTGATATTATTGATCAAATAGTTACCATGTTGACTATTTTAAATAAAAATGAGCAAAAAGGAATTTTAAGGAGGAATGTTGATGGGCAATATTAG
- a CDS encoding 30S ribosomal protein S17e codes for MGNIRTSFVKRLAKELIETHKGVFTTDFEENKKLVQEYSTVSTKHLRNKIAGYVTRLVRLEQTRD; via the coding sequence ATGGGCAATATTAGAACTTCATTTGTTAAACGTTTAGCAAAAGAACTTATTGAAACTCACAAAGGTGTTTTCACTACTGATTTTGAAGAAAACAAAAAATTAGTACAAGAATACTCTACTGTAAGTACTAAACATTTAAGAAATAAAATTGCAGGATATGTAACTAGGCTTGTAAGGTTAGAACAAACCAGAGACTAA
- a CDS encoding aspartate kinase gives MDLIVVKFGGTSVGDGSRIKKAAQSVVNEYMKGNQVVVVVSAVNKTTDELIGLSNDAIGGSMTDKQKAEIMAMGELTSARLFSATIESLGVKSEFVDPYNELWPIITDSNSLDAKIDLNTTHKKTDGIKRLVNQGVVPVICGFLGKGPSGEITTLGRGGSDITAFLMGHCLDANEVVIVTDVDGVMSTDPNKIEDAELLDDISVEELRDLATHGAQVLHPHALKYKDPLISAKIINFENGDLTSKGTRIVGPFEGEMLKCVTLYKEPISLIAIVGEAMLKKVGLMASLTTALANEGINIFGISAGQNSITVFVNKSDSNKAYYLLHQLVVDTDVLSSLSLGRDTAMITFVSPDIIETPGIISDVTEPLRKNNINILEITSSQTAIVVFVDWEDGEKAHELIKEVLE, from the coding sequence ATGGATTTGATAGTAGTAAAATTTGGTGGAACCTCGGTAGGTGATGGTTCCAGGATTAAAAAAGCGGCACAGTCCGTTGTAAATGAGTATATGAAAGGCAATCAAGTAGTAGTTGTAGTTTCAGCTGTTAACAAGACCACTGATGAGCTCATTGGATTATCCAATGATGCTATTGGAGGAAGCATGACTGATAAGCAGAAGGCAGAAATTATGGCTATGGGAGAATTAACTAGTGCTAGATTGTTTTCAGCAACTATTGAATCTTTAGGTGTAAAGTCTGAATTTGTTGATCCTTATAATGAATTATGGCCAATCATAACTGATTCCAATTCTTTAGATGCAAAAATAGATTTGAATACCACTCACAAGAAAACTGATGGAATTAAACGTCTTGTTAATCAGGGTGTTGTACCGGTTATCTGCGGATTTTTAGGAAAAGGTCCTAGTGGGGAAATTACAACTTTGGGAAGAGGCGGAAGTGATATCACCGCATTTTTAATGGGGCATTGTTTAGATGCAAATGAAGTTGTCATTGTCACTGATGTTGATGGAGTAATGTCAACTGATCCTAATAAAATTGAGGATGCCGAATTACTGGATGACATATCTGTTGAGGAATTAAGGGACTTGGCCACTCATGGAGCACAGGTTTTACATCCTCATGCATTAAAATATAAAGATCCATTAATAAGTGCAAAAATTATTAATTTTGAAAACGGGGATTTGACCTCAAAGGGAACTCGTATTGTGGGGCCTTTTGAAGGTGAAATGCTAAAATGCGTTACCCTTTATAAGGAACCTATTTCACTTATAGCTATTGTGGGAGAAGCAATGCTTAAAAAAGTTGGTTTGATGGCTAGTTTAACTACTGCCCTCGCCAATGAAGGCATTAATATTTTCGGTATATCTGCAGGTCAAAATTCAATTACTGTATTTGTAAATAAATCCGATTCTAATAAAGCATATTACTTATTGCATCAGCTGGTAGTTGATACGGATGTTTTAAGTTCTTTATCACTTGGAAGAGATACAGCCATGATAACTTTTGTCAGTCCGGACATTATCGAAACTCCAGGCATCATATCTGATGTTACCGAACCGCTTAGAAAAAATAACATCAATATTTTAGAAATCACTTCATCACAAACAGCGATTGTTGTATTTGTTGATTGGGAAGATGGTGAAAAAGCTCATGAATTAATTAAAGAGGTTTTAGAATGA
- the dapA gene encoding 4-hydroxy-tetrahydrodipicolinate synthase has translation MNFEGTYVAMVTPFTKEGTFDEEGFRSNINYLIDLGVNGLVGAGTTGESATMGHDEHQKVIEVLVDEVDGRVDAIAGTGSNSTSEALSLTKHACDVGADGALLITPYYNKPQQHALIKHYGDIANSCDIPIIVYNVPSRTGCNIEVDTAVELAKIDGIDAIKEASGSVDKVSDIYRALCHEGLEDKFNILSGEDSLTLPIMAVGGTGVISASANIDAKRMVLMVDSILNDDYTRALELHYEMLELIRALFIESNPVPVKTAMGLMGLPSGPLRQPLCDMKEENLEILKKALKDSNLI, from the coding sequence ATGAATTTTGAAGGAACATATGTTGCAATGGTCACTCCATTTACGAAAGAGGGAACTTTTGATGAAGAAGGTTTTAGATCAAATATCAATTATTTGATTGATTTGGGAGTAAATGGTTTAGTTGGTGCAGGAACTACCGGTGAATCCGCTACTATGGGTCACGATGAACATCAGAAAGTCATCGAAGTTTTAGTAGATGAAGTTGATGGCAGGGTTGATGCTATTGCAGGAACAGGAAGTAATTCCACATCCGAAGCTTTATCTCTCACTAAACATGCTTGTGATGTCGGTGCTGACGGTGCTTTGTTGATTACTCCATATTATAATAAACCGCAGCAGCACGCTTTAATAAAACATTATGGGGATATTGCGAATTCTTGCGATATTCCAATTATCGTATATAATGTTCCGTCACGTACCGGATGCAATATTGAAGTGGATACTGCTGTTGAACTTGCTAAAATTGACGGTATAGATGCTATTAAAGAAGCAAGTGGAAGTGTTGATAAAGTGTCAGATATTTACAGGGCTCTTTGTCATGAAGGTCTTGAAGACAAATTCAATATTCTCTCAGGTGAAGACTCTTTAACTTTGCCGATTATGGCAGTTGGAGGTACAGGTGTAATTAGTGCATCAGCAAATATTGATGCTAAAAGAATGGTTTTAATGGTTGACAGCATCTTAAATGATGATTATACAAGAGCATTGGAACTTCACTATGAAATGTTGGAATTGATAAGGGCTCTTTTCATTGAAAGCAATCCTGTTCCTGTAAAAACAGCAATGGGTTTAATGGGTCTTCCTTCAGGACCGTTAAGACAGCCATTATGTGATATGAAAGAAGA